The DNA sequence CATAAATCGTGACCCTCCTTTTAGTTTCTTCCCTCTCCGCCTCTCTGTTTGTTTATCAAATTAACTGACGGCGGTTGTTGTTGACGATGGTTGTTCTTGCTGCAGGGTTTGTTTCCCGGTACGTGGTTGACGGAGGTATCGGCGGAGACGTACAAGGTTCCTGAGGTCCCTGAAAATACAAAGGTGATTGCTTTCTTCTGACTTCTCTCTCATAACCTCAAAAGTCTTCGTCTTCAAACGTTTCAttgatttgaatgtttgatCAACACTGAGTCACTGAAGAAACTGGGGTCTCTAAATTATGGAATTTTCCCCAATTTGGCTGATTAATTTTCTTggggttttcaagttttcatgaGTTATGAAGATTATGGAATTCAAAGTTCCCGCTTTTCTTTCTTTCGCACATTTTCAAATCACAAGTTTGTTTAGTTCTGAACTGTTTGCTCATTCTTTTTTGCAGAGGTAGCGATCCGGGCAATGCCGGCTTATGTGGAGTGTTTCAAGGCTACGTTTGTTTCCtgactgctgctgctgcttgcAAAGCTGATTAGTGGGTATgcccacacacacatacacattgGAGTTTTGATGAAAAGCATCAAATCCCCTGTTACTGCTGAATGTTCAGTTGCTTTGGAactaattttgtttgttaattatAATTCATCTACCTTTGTTTTTTCTGAATAAAATGTAAATAAGGGAAATCTGGCCGATGCGGTTATATGGAAAATAACGTTTGTGCTCCGAGCTAGGTTTTTCCTTTTCAGTGACTGTCTAATATAATATCAGTTGCATTTGGTATCAGTGTTCCCAGTGTTCATCTTTGTTTTCGTTTTCCTTCTGGGTGCATTCTTGGCCTCATACTACTTGACAATTTTGAATCTTTTACTTGTTCTGTTGATTTACATCATTTTTGAAACAAGAGATTGAAAAGAGAAGAGTGGTAGGGAATTAATTGTTTGTATGGAAACGGATTTGTAAATTTCCTTCTTTTCGGCACGTTGTAAAGTATTTAATAAACATGTTCTTTGGAATGTACTTGAACTTCTGAGCTAAATGCAAATCCAACGATGACTTGTTTTGGGTCTCGGTTTCATGGAAGTAGTGTAGCTTCAACGCTTGTAGGCTGGACCGGAAACACTTGGTTGCTCTTACTTCTTGCTTGCGTTTTGGTTTCTGGTGTGAATTTCTTGCATGGAGCCTTGGCACATAACTGCTTACCACAGACCACAATTCACACGTCACAAAATTGCCTGCTCTGCGCTGCTCAACCACCCGTATCTAACATCTTTGTTTCGCTTAATTAGTAATATTAATCTTCACTGTTCTGCaatcttttcatttctttcctTGCTGACTGTCATCACACTAAATTTCTGCAACATTATGCATAATACTTCCTTGGTCATTGTTTATCGGTAATCAAATTTTCGAGATTTTATCTGGTGAATAATGTCgaatttatgaaatttttaGCAATATAATGCTCGTCATTTGCATCCTATCCTTCTGGTATGAGATGGATAatctttgttttcttgttttgtttattgCCTATAGGAAGGCATGCTACTGTTTAAAGTCAATCCTTCACAGATTCCATCATACTCTTAAAACAGTATGGAGTTCTGTACGTTGGTGATCCTTGATCAACGTCCCGTAATCAATGATCTTAGCATTTGCTGTTGCATTGTATCACTGACACGAGATTTCGCGGTGATCTCCAGTGCGCGGAGAAGTCTCTCTCTTGCTATCTGGTCTCTGCAGGACCTTTTCCCATCCTGCGATTGGCCTACCCCATAGCCTACTTATTTGTTTGACTTGCACTTTGACTCGTGGGTTTTGTTCCGGGAACTGGATGACCTGTCATTCTTTTGGCAGAAACCCGTGTGTAACTCCAAGGCTGTTGTTTGACTCGGCAACTTGTCCTTGCCGTGATTACGCGTTCGCCTATAGTAGTTGTCTTTGGGTTCTCAGTTCCAAGTTTCCTGTCGTTCAATTGTTGAGGCCCAACCCAGTTGTACCTCCATTTAAGGGGCCTTTTGCCGTCCATGATGGCAGCAGAATGTTGCAATAGAGCGTGCTCATGCTCCTCAGACCGCCACATTGTTGCTTTGATTATGTATCGTGTACGAAATCAGCCAAATTATCCAATTCCGTAATGGAATAATCCAATTTCAGGAATTTAATTAAGGGGGAGGTTTTaatccaattttcttttcttactttTTCTCGTTCTGAAGTTATCCGATGTCTTATTGCCTCATTACTGATAAGTAAACGAGCCTTGTTTTCTGATTTGGACCGTGTCTTTGTTATTGTTTGAGCTTGAACTTCCTCCCTCCTCCTTGTTGCCGCAACTTTTTCTTGTTGCCAGTGTTTGTAGCTGTTTTAGCTAATGAAGTTACTATTTGCCAAATAAAAACAACGAGCCATCACCCAAAATCTTCAGACATTATACAGAGAAACAAATCATTTTGACACAATATTCTAATCTAAACTACTCTAACCTACGGGGAATGAGAATTTGAATTTGAACGAAGGGAGACAGACACACTGCACTGTCCAACTGATCCAACCCACGTCTATGAGAGAGAAACTTTTGAGCTAGCTTCATGGAACCAAAGTGTAAACAGCGAAACAAATCATTTTGATGCAATATTCTAATTTAAACTACTCTAACCTACATGGAATGAGAATTTGAACTTGAACGAAAGGAGACATACACATTGCACTATCTGACCGACCCAACCCACATTTGTAAGAGAAACTTTTGAGCTAGCTTCATAGAACCAAAGtgtaaattattaaattaaaagtTTAAGCCCCCTTGGTCTCTATGATTGATTGTTAACATTCCCTTGAAGCACACTGTTTTTGTCCTAATCCtacaatataaaaacaaaaatgaagcaTCTTATGCAAATCAATTATTTCTAAACTCTAAATATACAGAAAACCAAAAGAATTGTtttatcaaatttcaaaagaagaaaaagatagtCAAATTTACTtatttagaaatttgaaaaggaatcaaaaagcagaaaagaaagaaagggatGTGAGAGTTGTTCGTCTGTCTCCTAACCCAGTAACATGATAAAGCATCCACATTTACTGGGACAGACATCATTCCTGGATTTTATTGTCAACAGTCTAAGAACAGGTAATCCGGACGGTTCAAATTGAATTTAACGGTGCTATTAACTTATTATGCTCCCGTTCCTCACACAAATGAGCTTCGATCTCTGTTTCACACAAACCAAAGACCTGAATTTCCTGTTCTTTAGGATTCCATTAACACTTTTTCCACTCTACTTTTCACCCTTCCAACAATCAAATTTACCCATGATCATAAAAAATTCCTCACATTTTTTACCGCtaaaattttcttcattttacAGAGTATGCACATGCTAGCTAATAATACAAGATTGCAGACAGCTAGTTTCATCTGTACTTGGAAGATTTAACTCGTagtcatttcttcttctttctaaaTTTACCACTACAGAAGAGAGAACCGAACCCGAAAAAACTCACGGTAACTTTGGAAATGTATGGCGGTGGGAGGTTCAGGACAGGGTTGTTTCTAACCCCATTGCCGTAAGATCCACTCCTTCTCAACGCAGGCTTTTGATTCATGTTGTTGTAAGGATAATATGTACTCGAGCACGAGGACGCAGACGACGATCTTCTACTCGAAACCGACGTCTGTTTCCGCAAATGCTGCTGCTTCTGAtgaattgttgttgttcttTCCTTTGGAGGCAATGCTTGCTTTTGATTTGGGTTTGGAGCCGACCCTGTTGAGTTGCTTCTCGAAAGAAACTGCAGCGGGCGGATTAGGCTCTTGCCGCGGGCAGCGTCGCAGTTGAGGCTGCTGCTCCGCCGGAACTGCCAGAATGGCTTTGCTGTTGGAGGGTTGTCGGTTTCATCTGCATCGGCGTTGGTGTCTAGAAATTCTTTcaacctcttcttcttctcctctgtTTTCAGCCTCTCTGTATTTAGAGGTTTTGAGTGATGAGCAAGGGCTGGAGGAACTGCCCTCTCACGAGCCTGGCGAGTAACGTCAGGCTGGTGGGTGTCTTCGGCAGCGTTGAGATTTCTCTTGATTTGGACAGGGAGGATCTTCCCATTGG is a window from the Malus domestica chromosome 16, GDT2T_hap1 genome containing:
- the LOC103402679 gene encoding uncharacterized protein, translating into MAIEVCSEISSPGFSPRISFSHDLDKKNHDSNQGQRLDSSLLDSTSDFDFCIVNNLKLELSSADELFSNGKILPVQIKRNLNAAEDTHQPDVTRQARERAVPPALAHHSKPLNTERLKTEEKKKRLKEFLDTNADADETDNPPTAKPFWQFRRSSSLNCDAARGKSLIRPLQFLSRSNSTGSAPNPNQKQALPPKERTTTIHQKQQHLRKQTSVSSRRSSSASSCSSTYYPYNNMNQKPALRRSGSYGNGVRNNPVLNLPPPYISKVTVSFFGFGSLFCSGKFRKKKK